The Urbifossiella limnaea genome has a window encoding:
- a CDS encoding IS1380 family transposase: MKPIFRSWFRSRQSRIERRLDTTRDTATHRPVLSSRPIDYDVSRRDRAIAHGGIGLLHTLVQKVGLPQAIDARLHLLKVHLPYHESDHVLNIAYNALCHGTCLQDIDLRRNDDAFLDALGARRIPDPTTAGDFCRRFTPTDLDTLQDAIDVARRAVWAEQPASFLDRATLDMDGTLVATTGACKAGMDIAYDGTWGYHPLVVSLAETGEVLRLVNRPGNRPSHEGAAAQVDRAILLCLQAGFRRVVLRGDTDFSQTEHLDRWHALPWVRFIFGYDARANLQVKAEDVPASAWQSLRRPPRYEVKTRPRTRPEAVKDRIVRERNFEVLRLQSEEVTAFDYQPTACTNTFRMVVVRKHISREKGEQVLFPEVRYFFYLTNDRDLTAAEVVFEANDRCHQENLLAQLHGGTHALTAPVDALTSNGAWMVMTALAWTLKAWWALLLPESPGRWQEYHRAEKARVLRMEFKTFVNAFVTIPCQVLRTGRRVVLRLLGWNPHLMTLFRLVSRLRE; the protein is encoded by the coding sequence ACGACGCGCGACACCGCCACCCACCGCCCCGTGCTCTCGTCTCGCCCCATCGATTACGACGTGTCGCGCCGCGACCGGGCCATTGCCCACGGCGGCATCGGGCTCCTTCACACACTCGTCCAGAAGGTCGGCCTACCCCAGGCCATTGACGCGCGCCTGCACCTGCTCAAGGTGCATCTCCCCTACCACGAGTCCGACCACGTCCTCAACATCGCCTATAACGCGCTGTGCCACGGGACGTGTCTCCAGGACATCGACCTGCGCCGCAACGACGACGCCTTCCTCGATGCCCTCGGGGCGCGACGCATCCCCGACCCGACCACCGCCGGCGACTTCTGCCGACGCTTCACGCCCACCGACCTCGACACGCTTCAGGACGCCATCGACGTGGCCCGGCGGGCCGTCTGGGCCGAGCAGCCCGCGTCCTTCCTCGACCGCGCCACGCTCGACATGGACGGCACGCTCGTCGCGACCACCGGGGCCTGCAAGGCCGGCATGGACATCGCCTACGACGGCACGTGGGGCTACCACCCCCTCGTCGTGAGCCTGGCCGAGACCGGTGAGGTGCTGCGACTGGTCAACCGGCCCGGCAACCGGCCCTCGCACGAGGGAGCCGCCGCCCAGGTCGATCGAGCCATCCTGCTCTGCCTGCAGGCCGGCTTCCGCCGCGTCGTCCTCCGCGGCGACACCGACTTCTCGCAGACCGAGCACCTCGACCGCTGGCACGCCCTCCCGTGGGTCCGCTTCATCTTCGGGTACGACGCCCGGGCCAACCTCCAGGTGAAAGCCGAGGACGTGCCGGCTTCGGCGTGGCAGTCGCTGCGTCGCCCGCCGCGTTACGAGGTGAAGACGCGGCCACGCACGCGGCCCGAGGCCGTGAAGGACCGCATCGTCCGCGAACGGAACTTCGAGGTGTTGAGGTTGCAGTCGGAAGAAGTCACCGCGTTCGATTACCAGCCGACCGCGTGTACCAACACCTTCCGCATGGTCGTGGTCCGCAAGCACATCTCGCGTGAGAAGGGCGAGCAGGTGCTTTTCCCCGAGGTCCGGTACTTCTTCTACCTCACCAACGATCGGGACCTCACCGCCGCGGAGGTGGTGTTCGAGGCCAACGACCGCTGCCATCAGGAGAACCTGCTGGCCCAGTTGCACGGCGGCACCCACGCCCTCACCGCCCCGGTGGACGCCCTGACCAGCAACGGGGCCTGGATGGTGATGACGGCCCTGGCGTGGACGTTGAAGGCGTGGTGGGCGTTGCTGCTGCCGGAGTCGCCGGGCCGCTGGCAGGAGTACCACCGCGCGGAGAAGGCACGGGTGCTGCGGATGGAGTTCAAGACGTTCGTGAACGCCTTCGTGACGATCCCGTGTCAGGTGCTCCGGACCGGCCGCCGGGTGGTGTTGCGACTGCTGGGCTGGAACCCGCACCTGATGACACTCTTCCGCCTGGTGTCGCGGCTCCGCGAGTGA
- a CDS encoding DUF4011 domain-containing protein: protein MPFDIDARIAEWQKSLLDTTKRNRLVKFATGRGGGVELLHPAADALWQRLVVEGRPLTFPWKRDLLGLPADAIDAEPDRRDEPGADANPATAGPPEEPVPDALAAAPDAEPPRTLRELTEECRESASLGPDHLLTDLSDKKLAGTLLRLHRAASEAETDHGIATLYAAFGFLRWYDSPDSREELRSPLVLVPVRLSRESVEAVWTLQASDDDPAPNHCLAELLAADFRIRLPAGDLDIDGADGLAAYLAAVAAAVRADPRWGVVEAAALGVFNFQKLAMWEDLKQNADRVKAHSLCRAIAGDGAVELRPPPGLPAPADLDEAVPPDAATHILDADSSQHEAIEAVKRGADVVIDGPPGTGKSQTIANCVAELLAAGKTVLFVSEKTAALEVVKRRLDARGLGDFCLELHSHKTNKREVAAELGRCLDLPPEPYRDVSGELRQLADDRRRLNSYAAELHRPRPPLGLSAFQAHGELARLADLPDRTRWTDPDVSARDADFYRRATEALDGLTRCRAVVENPGAHPWRGCRLAAVTQAGLDDARYHLGRLAAGAARLAAGTTLADLAAGGPADTVAGWQAAVRAARAMLAVPPVPPTWLASDPRASAAAARALHAATARCRALGDSLGAFDPAAVRRLEPARAAALAGGVAGPRDRLVGGATLPARERAAAARVAADRLAAARPVLDRIADAYARLLAALRLPARVGAVGQARKFAQVGAEVATGLPIPPGWWDAARRAEVRAAAARAAEEEAAAAAIRSRLAATFAPEAFAPEAAAVACDALHRGGSFWRRLFPAWGAVRAKVAGWYAGTAPDRAAILADLGVLTEYHRRAGYVRQVEAGYAAELATGAGGRADWAATAEGLAAAERYERWKLPAEARAVLAPGGGLDRAGLAAAADDLRRADAEFQAAWTAVTAAYAPADPAAALAATAADLRDRLRAEAAAVAAEADGLAELVGLLRDGRDLPPGECIPRSAELAELADLRRRLAALAAALALDGTAETVEATDWGGFAATGEALERFLAAAGRPSPAAAAALPAGPARDRLRAAVEASDEAARGGFEDAWVYVAGTLFPADEPVSEGVVLACAAVPDVACWAAARLSDLTRLDEWVRYRQVRRDAAALGVEAVVDEVCRGELALDRAADAFRRRFLGLWLDAVYARVPALADFAADDHDLRVGRFGRLDRLAVEAAPARLRAALLAHPRRPRADGSAPDTSELGVLLREGNKKRRHLPVRRLFAALPTLLPRLKPCVMMSPLAVSTYLGAADLTFDVVIFDEASQVRPPDAVGAVYRGRQLVVAGDPRQLPPSDFFARATADDPDADDGADGTAGFESLLNVCLSLGLVRKRLRWHYRSRREGLIAFSNRYFYDGGLVTFPGADDAAGPAVRFERVADGRFEDGVNVPEARRAADLVVEHARRRPDESLGVIAFSQRQQNRILDELEARRRAHPELEGFFKEDRPDRFFVKNLENVQGDERDVILLSVGYGPDAAGKVAMRFGPLNRDGGERRLNVAVTRARAGMTVVSSLAATDIDLSRTGAEGARLLRAFLDYAERGPTALAEAVTSAAAAGFDSPFEREVCEELRRRGLTVHPQVGCGGFKIDLGVVDRAGGGRYVLGVECDGATYHSSATARDRDRLRQAVLEGLGWRLCRVWSTDWLRNREKQVQRVLDALASAAVPAPPPVTPPPPPDPPTPVTPPDLPPAPPSPTYAKIDDVPELVVRTTVLAVVEEYGATEAGDLCRAVARRLGFKRLGGRIEDRIKESLDALARERKLERRDDGRWGAAG, encoded by the coding sequence ATGCCGTTCGACATCGATGCCCGAATCGCCGAGTGGCAGAAGAGCCTCCTCGACACCACCAAACGAAACCGGCTCGTCAAGTTCGCGACCGGACGCGGAGGCGGGGTCGAACTCCTACACCCCGCCGCCGACGCCCTCTGGCAGCGGCTCGTGGTCGAGGGGCGGCCGCTCACGTTCCCGTGGAAGCGGGATCTCCTCGGTCTGCCGGCGGACGCGATCGACGCCGAGCCCGACCGCCGAGACGAGCCCGGCGCTGACGCGAACCCTGCCACCGCCGGCCCGCCCGAGGAACCCGTCCCTGACGCACTTGCCGCTGCTCCCGACGCCGAGCCGCCGCGGACACTCCGCGAACTGACCGAGGAGTGCCGGGAGTCGGCCAGCCTCGGCCCCGACCATCTCCTCACCGACCTGTCCGACAAGAAGCTCGCCGGCACCCTCCTCCGCCTCCACCGCGCCGCGTCCGAGGCCGAGACCGACCACGGCATCGCCACCCTGTACGCCGCGTTCGGCTTTCTCCGCTGGTACGACAGCCCGGACAGCCGGGAGGAACTCCGCTCCCCGCTCGTCCTGGTCCCGGTCCGCCTTTCCCGCGAGTCGGTCGAGGCGGTCTGGACGCTCCAGGCGAGCGACGACGACCCGGCCCCCAACCACTGCCTCGCCGAGCTCCTGGCCGCCGACTTCCGGATCCGCCTCCCGGCCGGCGACCTCGACATCGACGGGGCGGACGGGCTGGCGGCGTATTTGGCCGCGGTCGCCGCCGCGGTCCGCGCTGACCCCCGATGGGGGGTGGTCGAGGCGGCGGCCCTGGGGGTGTTCAACTTCCAGAAGCTGGCAATGTGGGAGGACCTCAAGCAGAACGCCGATCGGGTGAAGGCCCACTCCCTGTGCCGGGCGATCGCCGGGGACGGGGCAGTCGAGCTCCGCCCGCCGCCCGGCCTGCCCGCGCCCGCCGACCTGGATGAGGCCGTCCCGCCGGATGCCGCGACCCACATCCTCGACGCCGACAGCAGCCAGCATGAGGCGATCGAGGCCGTCAAGCGCGGGGCCGACGTGGTCATCGACGGCCCGCCGGGGACGGGTAAGAGCCAGACCATCGCCAACTGCGTCGCCGAGCTCTTGGCGGCCGGCAAGACGGTCCTGTTCGTCAGCGAGAAGACGGCCGCGCTGGAGGTGGTGAAGCGGCGGCTGGACGCCCGCGGGCTCGGCGACTTCTGCCTCGAACTCCACAGCCACAAGACCAACAAGCGGGAGGTCGCGGCGGAGCTCGGGCGGTGCCTCGACCTCCCCCCGGAGCCGTACCGGGACGTGTCCGGCGAGCTGCGGCAGTTGGCCGACGACCGCCGCCGGCTGAACTCCTACGCGGCCGAGCTCCACCGCCCCCGGCCGCCGCTCGGCCTGTCCGCCTTCCAGGCCCACGGGGAGCTGGCCCGGCTCGCCGACCTGCCCGACCGGACCCGGTGGACGGACCCGGACGTCTCCGCCCGGGACGCCGACTTCTACCGCCGCGCGACCGAGGCGCTCGACGGGCTGACCCGCTGCCGGGCGGTCGTCGAGAACCCGGGGGCGCACCCGTGGCGGGGGTGCCGGCTGGCGGCCGTGACCCAGGCCGGGCTCGACGACGCCCGCTACCACCTCGGCCGGCTGGCGGCCGGGGCCGCCCGGCTGGCCGCGGGCACCACCCTCGCCGACCTCGCGGCCGGCGGCCCGGCCGACACCGTCGCCGGGTGGCAGGCCGCCGTCCGCGCCGCGCGGGCAATGCTGGCCGTGCCCCCGGTGCCGCCGACGTGGCTGGCGAGCGACCCGCGCGCCTCGGCGGCCGCCGCCCGCGCGCTCCACGCGGCCACTGCCCGGTGTCGGGCTCTGGGCGACTCACTCGGCGCGTTCGACCCGGCAGCGGTGCGGCGGCTGGAGCCGGCCCGTGCGGCCGCGCTCGCCGGTGGGGTCGCCGGGCCGCGAGACCGCCTCGTCGGCGGCGCGACGCTGCCGGCGCGCGAGCGGGCGGCGGCCGCGCGCGTCGCGGCGGACCGCCTGGCCGCCGCCCGCCCCGTACTCGACCGGATCGCGGACGCATACGCCCGGCTCCTGGCCGCGCTGCGGCTCCCCGCCCGCGTCGGCGCCGTCGGGCAGGCGCGGAAGTTCGCCCAGGTCGGGGCGGAGGTCGCCACCGGGCTGCCGATCCCGCCCGGCTGGTGGGACGCGGCCCGCCGGGCGGAGGTCCGCGCCGCGGCCGCGCGGGCGGCCGAGGAGGAGGCCGCGGCCGCGGCAATCCGGTCCCGGCTGGCGGCGACGTTCGCCCCGGAGGCGTTCGCCCCCGAGGCCGCGGCGGTCGCCTGCGACGCGCTCCACCGGGGCGGGTCGTTCTGGCGGCGGCTGTTCCCCGCGTGGGGGGCCGTGCGGGCAAAGGTCGCCGGGTGGTACGCCGGCACGGCCCCGGACCGGGCCGCGATACTGGCCGACCTCGGGGTGCTGACCGAATACCACCGCCGGGCGGGGTACGTCCGGCAGGTCGAGGCCGGGTACGCCGCCGAGCTCGCCACCGGCGCCGGCGGGCGGGCGGACTGGGCGGCCACGGCCGAAGGGCTGGCGGCGGCAGAGCGGTACGAGCGGTGGAAACTGCCGGCCGAGGCGCGGGCAGTCCTGGCGCCGGGCGGCGGGCTCGACCGGGCGGGGCTCGCGGCGGCGGCCGACGACCTACGGCGGGCCGACGCGGAGTTCCAGGCGGCGTGGACGGCCGTCACGGCCGCCTACGCCCCGGCCGACCCCGCGGCCGCGCTGGCCGCCACGGCCGCCGACCTGCGGGACCGACTCCGGGCGGAGGCGGCGGCGGTCGCGGCGGAGGCAGACGGGCTGGCGGAGCTGGTCGGGCTTCTCCGGGACGGCCGCGACCTGCCGCCCGGGGAGTGCATTCCCCGATCGGCCGAACTGGCCGAGCTGGCCGACCTCCGTCGCAGGCTCGCTGCGCTCGCGGCGGCGCTGGCCCTCGACGGGACGGCCGAGACGGTCGAGGCGACCGATTGGGGCGGGTTCGCGGCCACGGGCGAGGCGCTGGAACGGTTCCTGGCCGCGGCCGGGAGGCCGTCCCCGGCGGCGGCCGCGGCCCTCCCCGCTGGCCCGGCCCGCGACCGCCTCCGGGCTGCGGTCGAGGCGTCCGACGAGGCCGCCCGGGGCGGGTTCGAGGACGCCTGGGTGTACGTCGCCGGCACCCTGTTCCCGGCCGACGAGCCGGTGTCGGAGGGAGTCGTCCTGGCCTGTGCCGCGGTCCCAGACGTCGCCTGCTGGGCCGCCGCCCGGCTGTCCGACCTGACCCGGCTGGACGAGTGGGTGCGCTACCGGCAGGTCCGGCGGGACGCGGCCGCCCTGGGCGTCGAGGCGGTGGTGGACGAGGTTTGCCGGGGCGAGTTGGCACTCGACCGTGCGGCCGACGCCTTCCGCCGGCGGTTCCTCGGGCTGTGGCTGGACGCGGTGTACGCCCGGGTGCCCGCGCTCGCCGACTTCGCGGCCGACGACCACGACCTCCGGGTTGGGCGGTTCGGCCGGCTCGACCGACTGGCGGTCGAGGCCGCCCCGGCCCGGCTCCGGGCCGCGCTCCTGGCCCACCCGCGCCGGCCGCGCGCGGACGGGTCGGCCCCGGACACGTCCGAGCTCGGGGTGCTGCTGCGGGAGGGGAACAAGAAGCGGCGGCACCTCCCGGTCCGGCGGCTGTTCGCGGCCCTCCCGACGCTCCTCCCGCGGCTCAAGCCGTGCGTCATGATGAGCCCGCTGGCCGTCAGCACGTACCTCGGGGCGGCGGACCTGACGTTCGACGTGGTCATCTTCGACGAAGCCTCGCAGGTGCGGCCGCCCGACGCGGTCGGGGCGGTCTACCGCGGCCGGCAGTTGGTGGTCGCCGGCGACCCGCGGCAGCTCCCGCCGAGCGACTTCTTCGCCCGCGCGACGGCCGACGACCCGGACGCGGACGACGGCGCCGACGGCACGGCCGGGTTCGAGAGCCTGCTGAACGTGTGCCTGTCGCTCGGGCTCGTGCGCAAGCGGCTGCGGTGGCACTACCGGAGCCGGCGGGAGGGGCTGATCGCGTTCTCGAACCGGTACTTCTACGACGGCGGGCTGGTCACGTTCCCGGGCGCCGACGACGCCGCCGGGCCGGCCGTGCGGTTCGAGCGGGTGGCCGACGGCCGGTTCGAGGACGGGGTAAACGTGCCCGAGGCCCGGCGGGCGGCCGACCTGGTGGTCGAACACGCCCGCCGGCGGCCGGACGAAAGTCTGGGGGTGATCGCGTTCTCGCAGCGGCAGCAGAACCGCATCCTCGACGAGCTGGAGGCCCGCCGCCGCGCCCACCCCGAGCTGGAGGGGTTCTTCAAGGAGGACCGGCCGGACCGGTTCTTCGTGAAGAACCTGGAGAACGTCCAGGGGGACGAGCGGGACGTGATCCTCCTGTCGGTCGGGTACGGGCCGGACGCGGCCGGGAAGGTGGCGATGCGGTTCGGGCCGCTGAACCGCGACGGCGGGGAGCGGCGGCTGAACGTGGCCGTCACCCGCGCCCGGGCCGGGATGACGGTCGTGTCGTCGCTGGCCGCGACGGACATCGACCTGTCCCGCACTGGGGCGGAGGGGGCGCGGCTGCTGCGGGCGTTCCTCGACTACGCCGAGCGCGGGCCGACCGCCCTGGCGGAGGCGGTCACCTCGGCCGCGGCGGCCGGGTTCGACTCGCCGTTCGAGCGGGAGGTGTGCGAGGAGCTGCGGCGCCGGGGGCTGACCGTCCACCCGCAGGTCGGGTGCGGCGGGTTCAAGATCGACTTGGGGGTGGTGGACCGGGCGGGCGGGGGCCGGTACGTGCTCGGGGTGGAGTGCGACGGGGCGACGTACCACTCGTCGGCGACGGCCCGGGACCGGGACCGGCTGCGGCAGGCGGTGCTGGAGGGGCTGGGGTGGCGGCTGTGCCGGGTGTGGTCCACCGACTGGCTGCGGAACCGGGAGAAGCAGGTGCAGCGGGTGCTCGACGCCCTCGCCTCCGCGGCCGTTCCGGCCCCGCCCCCGGTCACCCCGCCCCCGCCGCCCGACCCGCCCACGCCGGTCACTCCCCCCGACCTTCCACCCGCGCCGCCGAGCCCGACCTACGCGAAGATCGACGACGTGCCGGAGTTGGTGGTCCGCACGACGGTCCTGGCCGTGGTCGAGGAGTACGGGGCGACGGAGGCAGGCGACCTGTGCCGGGCGGTGGCCCGCCGGCTGGGGTTCAAGCGGCTCGGGGGCCGGATCGAGGACCGGATCAAGGAGTCGCTGGACGCCCTGGCCCGGGAGCGGAAGCTAGAGCGCCGGGACGACGGCCGCTGGGGTGCCGCCGGTTGA
- a CDS encoding DnaB-like helicase C-terminal domain-containing protein — MDYLQLLQAENPRDNRVQQVGTAARRLKHVARQTGVPIICLRQLNRQVEERASGKPRLSDLRESGEIEQHADAVSQANGTWDRPGGRRATESPRRSRRSGCGGRPGRRRRSGGMGSAWRPSR; from the coding sequence GTGGACTACCTCCAACTCCTCCAGGCCGAGAACCCGAGGGACAACCGCGTCCAGCAGGTGGGCACTGCCGCCCGCCGGTTGAAGCACGTCGCCCGGCAGACGGGGGTGCCGATCATCTGTCTCCGCCAGCTCAACCGCCAGGTCGAGGAGCGGGCGAGTGGGAAGCCGCGGCTGTCCGACCTCCGGGAATCGGGTGAGATCGAGCAGCACGCCGACGCTGTCTCCCAGGCGAACGGCACGTGGGACAGACCCGGGGGGCGACGAGCGACTGAAAGCCCTCGCCGGTCTCGAAGATCGGGTTGTGGCGGGCGACCGGGCCGCCGACGAAGGAGCGGAGGTATGGGAAGTGCCTGGCGACCCAGCCGTTGA
- a CDS encoding DNA ligase — MPDLADGETFEVKGSGAKPYQLRNVGGVYSCTCPAWRNQSTPIERRTCKHLRKLRGDVAEEARVGAARPQKPAAADGDAAGPPVLLAETWDNARDPAGWWMSEKLDGVRAYWDGTQFVSRQGNLYHAPNWFVEGLPDVPLDGELWVARKAFQRTVGIVRRQDKPDTWKEVQFLVFDAPAAGGAFEERVAYLRDGLAKWKAGFAALHPHELCRGVDHLRAELARVEGLGGEGLMLREPGSRYEAGRSGTLVKVKSFRDDEAVVVGHEPGKGRHAGRLGALTVRLASGKVFSVGTGFTDRERQSPPPVGSTITFRYQELSDGGVPRFPSYVGLRADGGVPAASPPPADPDPLPAPPVVASSPGAARRLFEFTEAGAAKFWEVWTDGADVTTRWGKIGSAGQQKSKTFPTPEKAAAAADGLIAEKVGKGYAERPGG; from the coding sequence ATGCCCGACCTGGCCGACGGCGAGACGTTCGAGGTGAAGGGGTCCGGGGCGAAGCCGTATCAGCTCCGGAACGTCGGCGGGGTCTACTCCTGCACCTGCCCGGCGTGGCGGAACCAGTCCACGCCGATCGAGCGGCGGACGTGCAAGCACCTCCGCAAGCTCCGCGGGGACGTCGCCGAGGAGGCCCGCGTCGGCGCGGCGCGGCCGCAGAAGCCGGCCGCGGCCGACGGCGACGCCGCCGGCCCGCCGGTCCTACTCGCCGAGACGTGGGACAACGCCCGCGACCCCGCCGGGTGGTGGATGAGCGAGAAGCTCGACGGGGTCCGCGCGTACTGGGACGGCACGCAGTTCGTCTCCCGCCAGGGGAACCTCTACCACGCCCCGAACTGGTTCGTCGAGGGGCTCCCGGACGTGCCGCTCGACGGCGAACTGTGGGTCGCCCGGAAGGCGTTCCAGCGGACGGTCGGCATCGTCCGCCGGCAGGACAAGCCGGACACCTGGAAGGAGGTGCAGTTCCTGGTGTTCGACGCCCCGGCCGCGGGCGGGGCGTTCGAGGAGCGGGTCGCGTACCTCCGGGACGGCCTCGCCAAATGGAAGGCGGGGTTCGCGGCCCTCCACCCCCACGAGCTGTGCCGCGGCGTCGACCACCTGCGGGCCGAGCTGGCACGGGTCGAGGGGCTCGGCGGCGAGGGGCTGATGCTCCGCGAGCCGGGGTCGCGGTACGAGGCCGGGCGGTCGGGCACGCTGGTGAAGGTGAAGAGCTTCCGGGACGACGAGGCGGTCGTGGTCGGGCACGAGCCCGGGAAGGGGCGGCACGCCGGCCGGCTCGGGGCGCTGACGGTGCGGCTGGCCAGCGGCAAGGTCTTCAGCGTCGGGACCGGGTTCACGGACCGGGAGCGGCAGAGCCCCCCGCCGGTCGGGTCCACGATCACGTTCCGCTACCAGGAGCTGTCGGACGGGGGCGTCCCGCGGTTCCCGAGCTACGTCGGGCTCCGGGCTGACGGCGGGGTTCCCGCCGCCTCACCGCCGCCCGCGGACCCCGACCCGTTACCGGCCCCGCCGGTCGTGGCGTCTTCCCCTGGAGCGGCGAGGCGGTTGTTCGAGTTCACCGAAGCCGGCGCGGCGAAGTTCTGGGAGGTGTGGACCGACGGGGCGGACGTGACGACGCGGTGGGGGAAAATCGGCAGCGCCGGGCAGCAGAAGTCGAAGACGTTCCCAACGCCCGAGAAGGCCGCGGCCGCAGCCGACGGATTGATCGCGGAGAAGGTGGGCAAGGGGTACGCGGAACGACCGGGTGGTTGA